The Cucurbita pepo subsp. pepo cultivar mu-cu-16 chromosome LG18, ASM280686v2, whole genome shotgun sequence nucleotide sequence aagattaaccgattaaactcattaacctggttaaccaacattcgttaactactaggacactccactatagcctagtagttgcactcccctcactatagatatatttctgtccatctgatataaccatgattagtaagtcgatccttcacaggttgttcgtaactagagctgggtcaatttaccgttttacccctgaagttacttcttgttccttatgtctcactgatcctctaatgaacaattggtttgtggtccaaccagtaaaccgaatccctctcaggccaatgagagggtggggccccttgttcaagacctggagtcagtgcttaagggaactacctttcttctatccctaaaagtgggtaggagtgaattccgtcttgcaccccacgtccccagccattcacccagtcttacccctgaaatgggaggcctgttgagtcggcgaactagagccactctcacccatgcaaatctaaggataattccgaataaacaggagttcatggttagctcaggattaaaaccgagttacctaggttatcgaatgaaaagaaaatcagtctcaacagtaaacgactttataaagtgagagtggttttcttcatggtccgatcttatgcaatactcattgcataggacgcccccactcacatgtctccacatgcacaatttagtgatcgcattgtttatatcatatacaaaagtgggccgcatccatagtgtccccagaataaggtactcagccttatccttatactatagatcattttgactatatacttgaacttgatccactcttatgtctctacatatagttcaagtaatcatactatagccagagtgttcttagtttattggatttagattaatgatcgtaaagttcactttattcaataacaatctttattgaataaacaacaataataactttattgaaaatagaatatgtttttttgtttacaaactatgagttttaggacataaaacccaacataaCATACGTGGGCCGTGCGTGAAGAAGTATCACGCATCCACCTTGCCTTGATAAAGCCAAGCCCGAAGGCCATGTAAAAAGGGAAATGGAAGACAGTCCCTCATGTTTGCTTTTCTTTGCTTGTGATTGTGCATGTGCTGTGTTTGAACTGCTTGTGTCTTGTGAATGTGTATTGTATGCTTAACCCCAGCAGCGGGGCGACTTACTaggtattttatataatactcaagtcatgtgctatctatattttcaggtaagggcaaggctcccatgtacggctCCCTGCATCTTGAGTTTGGCTTCACAATTGCAATATGAATCATTTGCCTAGTTTATGTTGGAATCGATATTGtgaattttggttttgtttctttgattaatctagttatttatttatttatttattgattgagTTGGAATCATTTGGGCTAAGATATCTTATTCACAGTCTCCACATGAACTATTTGAATAAAGGTGTTTTGctctcctctccaacaaatgtgggattctcacaatccatccctctGGGGTCTAGCATCTTTGTTGGCACTTGTTCTTtactccaatcaatgtgggactcccaccaaatccttattggcacaccgtctcgtgtttACCTCCTTCAGAAAATAGTCTAGTGTTgcctctgatatcatttatattgACTTAGGTCCATCgacagtagatattgttctctttgagctttctctatcggacttcccctcatgcctttaaaatgtttttgctaaggaaaggttttcacacccttattacTTTATTTGATTAGCCCGTAAGGAAAcgttacaaaaattaatattttatctttaaatatttttttccttacacaaataattttttcataattttctctACCTTactctctcttattttatatatatatatatatatttcttgttattattcaattttttaataattatgtttaaattaattcaaaatagaaaacaatattagtttaatttttttatttttatttttactcttataaaatatcaaataaaaatttcctaaattattttgagcataaattctatatttggatatgaaattttaattaggaCACGATAGTTACTTGATTGGTAAGTATCttatttttacatattttattcttaaatattttattttcaaatattttaaatcaaatatttacatattcttaaattacaaatatttaataaatttttaaactttcaatttattataaatataattttaaattatttgattacaaattaaattttgagataaaaataaaataaattttatactatcaaatcaaataaaaaagatttattttatttttatttataatatttaaaaaatcaaattaaaagacTCCTAAATTACTTCCATCcttcctaaattttttttccatcaaaCCTAGACTATTCAAAATAGGAAAAGATtgagttttttaaattcaaaatagaaaaagattaatttttttatttataaatacagAAGGTTCAATTAAAGGTAAGTCTAGTaaccattattttcttgaattcaATTCATCTGAAGCCCTTAGCTTTCTTATACCGTTCAATCAAATTCACCAGCTTTTTCCAAAGATAATTACCATACCCACGACCTGGAGTTGGCCGCTGTAGCGTTCACGCTGAAAATTTGGTGACACTACttgtatggagagaaaattcaaagtttaaccgaccataagattttaaatatttcttcacccaGAAAGAGTTAAATATGAGATAGAGAAGGTTGttagaattggtgaaggactacgatgtagatatccagtaccaccctggaaaagaaaatgtggtCGCAGACGCTTTGAGTAGAAAGGCGGCCCACTCTTCGGCCCTCATTACGAGGGAAGTAAGGGTACAAAGAAAATTCGAGGGAGCCAACATAGTTGTAGCGACCGAGAGAGTCATAGCATAACTGGCCCGACTTACAGTGCAACCTACACTTGGGCAAAGAGTGGTTACCTCCCAACGAGAGGAGCCAAACCTACAGAAAGTCTTAAGCCAGCTAGCTGAGAGTCTAGTAAATGGATTCTCAAAGACCTGAGATGAAGGGCTATTGTATCAGGGACGCCTATATGTCTCGACAATAGAGGAGCTaaggaaagaaatattaaCGAAGCTCACAACTCGCCATTTGCCATGCACCCAggaggtactaagatgtaccaagatttaaaacaacacttctggtggaagagcatgaagagggACGTGGCcgagtttgtgagcaagtacttagtttgtcaacaagtgaaagctccTAGACAAAAGGCGGTGGGGTTGTTGCAGCCCTTAAGCATACTAGAGTGAAAGTGGGAAAACATAGCAATGGACTTCATAGTAGGATTACCCAAAACGCTTAAAGGCTATACAATGATCGGGTAGTTGTCGATAGGTTGACCAAGTCAGCACACTTCCTACCTGGCAAAGCTACATATACAGTTGACAATTGGGCAAAactgtatgtgaaagaaagagTAAGACTAAATGGAGTCCCAGTATCTATAGTGTCGGATCGAGACCCACGCTTTACGTCAGCGTTCTAGCTCAGACTTTAAAAGGCGCTGGGTACCCGCCTCGACTTTAGTATCGCCTTTTACCCCTAAACAGATGGACAAACAGAGCgtttaaaccaaattctagaGGACATGCTACGCGCTTGCATACTAGATTTTAAGGGAAGTTAGGATTCCAAACTCCACCTGATGGAATTCTCGTATAATAATAGCTTCCAAGCAACTATTGGAATGGCACCGTTTGAGGCTCTATATGGAAAACGGTGTAGGTCTCCACTATGTTGGGACGAAGTAGGCGAGAGAGAGTTAGTAGAACCCGAGATGGTTTGACTCACCAATGAGGCTGTCGAGAAAATTCGAGCGAGGATGCATACCGTCCAAAGTAGACAGAAAAGTTACGCCAATGTAAGGCATAGAAGCCTGGAGTTTGAGATAGGAGACCCAGTATTCCTCAAGTTGACACCTATGAAAGGTGTCTTGAGGTTCAGACGTAAGGGCAAGTTAAGTCCTAAATTCATTGGATCATTCGAGATCCTAGAGCGAGTTGGTCCAGTAGCGCATAAGTTAGCCCTACCTCTAGCCCACTTAGGAGTACACGATGTATTTCACATGTTGAGGCTGAGAAAGTACATTACGGACCCTATCCACGAAATAGACTATGAACCACtccaactcaatgaagatctGAGCTACGAGGAAAAACTAGTAAAAATCTTAGCTAGAGAAGTAAAAACCTTANagaaaatttaaaacaacaatCTGTTCATCTCAAAAACGAgacaaaaaatcaatatatttgtCACTCAATCTGATAAGTATGATTAAGAAAACGGACAAAACTGTATAAAACTAAAACGACAGCGCTTTGCTTGACGGAACAGAAATCACTTCCGAATCACAAACTCCTCCCCTGATCGTCGATCAACCTGCTTGATCCATTTCCCCTTTCCCTCGCCGGAACCTGAATTCCTTCCTTCCGCCGCCACGTATGCAATATCCAATCCCTGCCCCACCGGCAAAAACGCTGATCGAATCAGCCGCCGCGTTCCGTTATTGGTAACATTACTCCATCTGAAACTCGAATCGCTTCTCGAGTTCGCGTTCTTGCAGATCAAAACCGCTCCTCTGGAACTCAGATTCGCCATTTTCAGAACTCGACTGAAATTCCTCCTCTCACTATTCACCACCAGAAAATCTATCCCTACCAGTCCTCCCATCACCTCCTCCGGCTCTCTCACGATCACTTCCGGCGCCAATCCCGCTCTCTCCATCGCTCTCCAATATTCTCCTCTAGATCTCTCGTCCGGCACCACACACACGTGTCTCCCTCCGGTGTGCCGGCGAGCAACCGCCAGTCCTATACTCGTTGCAATCGCTCCGCCGCTCGACCACGTCTCGACGATGAATTGGGCGTTCCGTCCGGCCGCCATCGCCGAAATCAATTCCGCAACGCCGGATTCTGTATGGAGATCGCACTTCACAGTTCACACACAACTGAAAAACATCAATCATAAACacgccaaaaaaaaaaaaaaaaaaacgaaacagAACCAAAAAATGGCCGACTTTGAGAAGGGAAAAATCAGacaaagaaacagaggaaaatcACAGATTCTGGGAGACAAAGAATTGGAGATGGCCTTCACTTCAAGCAAGATTTAATAGGAATGGAAAGAGACCTAAAAGTAATCTCTAAGTtagatctccttttcttttatcttctgACAGATAGAAAAGTTATGTTAGATCTccctttcaattatttagattttgttgatatcggatagaaaatcaaaattgattgaaaatagcTTTGTGAATTGCATCTAATGAATCATCATTTTTAGGAGAGAGAAGATGAATGCATAATCATTTTTACtgaggaaaattaaaatggattgAAAATGACTTCTGCAATTAGACAGTCATTTCggagagaggagaaaacagaatagattgaaaataacTACCGTTtagtttttaggaaagagaagaaagataaaagaaaatagaatagaaaatgGCTTCGGTTAAGTTtttaggagagagaagaaaaaaaaattgaaaatggctttTGTTAATTGATAGTCATACTAGTGAGGGAAAAACagaattgattgaatattattttataattgcatggtcaaagaaaaagaagatagagagaggagaaacaaAAGTGGTACAACAGGGAGAAGGAGAATGGAAGAGgcgagaaattattattatttgtaacacgagaatataatattataacaaaccatagttggattgaatgattgaagcaccctgaaataatattgaaatattttcaatttaagttttactacccaaccaaaatttagaaacaatgaaaacgtggaattcgatttttactAAGACCGTTTTAGAGCTGTATTTCACATtattagttggattattaattaaaatgtgaaatgctAACGAAAGGTGATGAACGGTTCGATATGAAGCGAACTCTAGCAACCTTTGGAGCAGCTCACGAGAAatgggagcttacgttaattaaaatagggaatacttcggctaaggccaaccaggtaagtggccttactataggataggctaaataattgtatgagttatgatgatgtgtggattatgatgcttgatgatatgtgcggtatatacatattttgttgagtgacgcttgatatgtttgacgcacgttgtggcattatgatgagcatgatgattgcatgatttttaccttaatatgatgatgttttccatattgagcatgctagatgatgatgagtgccatattgcatcatgtcgttagatcgacgtaggacacaaccctaagagcatgaaaatgatattaatataaatatccacgagtatgcgttacctagagtaacaaagagatgagactagagggttgtgtcagaagagacattacgatggatttagagggacctcatgcattttgtatgttcataagcatagggctacttcccctagagatgatgagtgcggacgcgcaccttatgatgagcgcgaatgcgcacaggtgcgaaagcacacagatgagggtgttcatgaggcgcatgacactatggggttccgctgacctccggacgtcgctacagattagcttgaccagagggtccagggggtgtgcgagcgccctggggactcacactcgcacgtgtgagtcgtgtgtagggaagtactacacatccaatttgtccgagactggaggccacccctaagatgattagagataggtccctattcatgattgcatgtgtttgcattagcatggcccctatagtggggtcacttactgagtattctttgaaatactcaggccgtgtgccacatcatttttcaggtaaaagcaaggcgcacttgtacggaggacggcggcatcgcgagcagagactgtggcacgtgcatagggtagattcatatttaaatttctagtcttaagttagaataggttgttttgcatttcattgttttaaattattttgtatttgtttttgttttctctaaatttcagtatttcatatttaaacacgtaagatcatggctgtgttttccagagaagaagttgttttaaacgtgtttttgaagtttacgttatcaattatgttcatgtaagagttatatttctgcattatagatgagcatgagacgttagtagcgactctgagtatgtggaaatttagggtcgttacacattttgaacatggtttcttctaagagtgtttcagaaaTACCTTATGAGTTACGGAAATGGCATAAAGAtagtttacgtcacttcagGATTTGGAGATGTCCAACACGTGTTGTTGTaaaatcccaagaaattagaacgtcgttcaaaattatgtctattcgtaggataccccaaagagacgaaaggtggtttgttttatgaccctcaagaaaatagagtctTTGTATCAACAAACACTACATTTTTAGAGGAAGACCACATAAAAAATCAACCTCGCAACAAACTAGTattaagtgagatttctaaagaagctACTGacaaaacaacaagagttgttgatcaagctggtccttcaacaagagttgttgatggagctggcacttctggtcaatcacatccttctcaagagttgagaatgcctcgacgtagtggagggttataactcaacccgattgttacttgggtttggcagaaactcaagtcatcatacctgatgatagcgttgaggatccattgacctataaacaggcaatgaatgataAAGGTAAAGATCAATGGATcaaagccatgaatcttgaaatggagtcaatgtacttcaattcagtctgggaacttgtagatcaaccagatggggtaaaacctattggttgcaaatggatctataagaggaaacgagaccaaaccggtaaggtacagacctttaaagcacgactagtagcaaagggttatacccaaagagagggggtggactatgaagaaaccttctcacctgttgctatgcttaaatcaattagaatactcttgtctattgccacattttatgattatgaaatttggcaaatggatgttaagacagcttttctaaacggcgatcttgaagagagtatctatatggctcaaccagaggggttcattgaacaggatcacgagcaaagggtttgcaagcttaaaagatccatttatgggttgaagcaagcatctcgatcctggaacataaagtttgatactgcgatcaaatcttatggctttaaacagaatgttgacgaaccttgtgtttataaaaggatagtcaactctacagtagCTTTCCTGGTGTTGTACGTTGACGATATCCTACTCATTGGGAATGATGTGGGANNNNNNNNNNNNNNNNNNNNNNNNNNNNNNNNNNNNNNNNNNNNNNNNNNNNNNNNNNNNNNNNNNNNNNNNNNNNNNNNNNNNNNNNNNNNNNNNNNNNNNNNNNNNNNNNNNNNNNNNNNNNNNNNNNNNNNNNNNNNNNNNNNNNNNNNNNNNNNNNNNNNNNNNNNNNNNNNNNNNNNTTCTGActgacattaagcattggctagcgacacaattccaaatgaaagatttgggagaggctcagtttgttcttggaatccaaattgttcggaatcgcaagaacaaaacactagcatTGTCTCAGGCAtcgtacatcgacaaaatgttgattcgatataagatgtaggactccaagaaaggattattacctttcaggcatggagttcatttgtcgaaggaacaaagtcctaagacacctcaagaagttgaggatatgagacacattccctatgcatcagcagtcggtagtctgatgtatgccatgctatgtacccgacccgacatatgctatgctatgGGAATTATTagcagatatcagtccaatccgGGAAGTGCTCATTGGACTGTCGTTAGgaatatcctcaagtatcttaggagaacaagggactatatgctaatgtacggtgctaaggatctgatccttacagggtaCACTGACTCATATTTTCAAACCGATGTAGATTCGAGAAAATCAACATCAGGATCTGTCTTCACTCTGAACGTAGGAGcagtaatatggagaagcataaagcaaggttgcattgttgattccaccatggaggctgagtatgttgctgcttgtgaagcagcaaaagaatctgtatggctcaggaagttcttaactgatttggaagtcgttccaaatatgcatcttcctgtcactctttattgtgataacagtggagcagttgcaaattcaaaagcaCAAGAAGCCAACAAACATCAATAAAAAGTATTTGAGAAAAGTATGTTTTATATTCCTAAAGGCTCTATAAGAGATTTGCTAGAGAAGCAGATGGTCGTGCGACATTTTaggattaataaaacttataatatgttGCATAAACACTTCCTTGGGCCGAAGATGAAGCATGATGTTCATAAGTGTTGCAgtcaatgttttaaatacaTAGAAGCTAAATCTAAATTACAactgtgaatgtttgattaatccaccacacctaaatggtgtgaaagttatcttatttataatcaaataaattacaaggatatggaaatagtaataaatggaaataacaataaatggaaagatacctatggtaataaagcaaatatctaatatttgccttataataaaatatcaaatataatatatatggtaaactataatttattactaaatatccttaacaccccaccgcaagctgagcgtcggatttgaacgaacgtgaagcttggatctgaaaaattcaaagaggttgagaaacacttttcgtgaagatgtcaacaacctgattcagaggaggcgtagagaaacactttcttggccatcgaaaattgcagagggatcgccactcagcggcgatgctgccttggcttcggcgagaatatgtctaacccatgaagagggattgtcgcttagcgacgatgctgccttggctctggtgagaatatgtctaaccccaagaagtacAAGGGGAGAcatagagcaagggacaaagacaatgttgaagccggaagagtcgccacattgggcgaaggagccaattttggcaagAAGGgcagccggaagagtcgccacattggggcgaaggagccaattttggcgagaagggcggcggcaacttggttggcgaagatgccagtgcggcgcctagattccaaaggtaaatctctgcaaaAGGTCGATAGGCTTatcgagattctgtatattttcGAAGAGGAATgctgatgaagatcctaagattagagtttctgtgaaggatgaaggataaagggaaaattgggaagaaaatgtaagagactatgtttggaaaaggtgaggttgtatgtacagagtatggtgaatgatgatttggaggtcaatagggttgagttgaagagtaatcaatcggctctgcATGTGGTAGCCATGACGACTGCCCctgcggcgtcaaagccagcagtggtggtggagaagaatagtagaagatttcaaaagccattgaaaataaGGGATTggggttgttaaaccgaaagggctctgataccatgtgaatgtttgattaatccaccacacctaaatggtgtgaaagttatcttatttataatcaaataaattacaaggatatggaaatagtaataaatggaaataacgataaatggaaagatacctatggtaataaagcaaatatctaatatttgccttataataaaatatcaaatataatatatatggtaaactataatttattactaaatatccttaacaacaacaaaatagATTGTTTACACCAGACGAATTGCATGCAACAAGATGTATCATGTAAGACATGTTGCCTTTTGGTTCCGGTGAACGAGTAATCATTGAGTCCTCCTCTTTCTAGACAACACATACAAAGAGACCCGCCAACAATTAAGTAATTAGTGAACCTATGATGGATTTTTATACTTAGTTTCTTTCTCTGCTATCTCccatctattttttttttagttattcaCTAGAGCAATTATGATCTGGAAGTTGATCTGGGGCAAGTGTTCGGATCTATTATGACATAGCCAAGAGGCGCTTAACGGACctttttaatcttataaaaCCTTTTTCCGGGTTTTGAATTGCgacaaaacaattttttttgtagaacCTAATGGATTCACATATCTCTAATGTATCTCTGTATCGTTTACCCTTACAAAATAGGGatataataaaattctttGATTGGTTCTTCCCTGAGAAATGATCCGTTTTAGTTACTTTTTTTTGTCAGTGATAgggatgttaaatttttaagtcactCACAAATGTTTGTCATGGTAGAGTTTGCGTATAACAGAGCAATTTATAGTACAACTCATTGTTCTCCTTTTGAagttgtttatggatttaatccaTTTACGCCTCTTGATTTGTTTTCTATTccttataatatttttgtgagtgaagcAGCACGCACGAGTAGGtcagatttgatcaaaacattgcaAAACGaggtgaaataaaattaacaaaaatgacGGAAggaaataatttttgaaaccAGTGATTGAGTTTGGATACATTTTTGCAAGGAGCTATTCCCTTCTCAAAAGAAGAGGGAATGACCGTTATCAA carries:
- the LOC111780476 gene encoding uncharacterized protein LOC111780476 yields the protein TVKCDLHTESGVAELISAMAAGRNAQFIVETWSSGGAIATSIGLAVARRHTGGRHVCVVPDERSRGEYWRAMERAGLAPEVIVREPEEVMGGLVGIDFLVVNSERRNFSRVLKMANLSSRGAVLICKNANSRSDSSFRWSNVTNNGTRRLIRSAFLPVGQGLDIAYVAAEGRNSGSGEGKGKWIKQVDRRSGEEFVIRK